A window of the Candidatus Nitrosotalea okcheonensis genome harbors these coding sequences:
- a CDS encoding HD domain-containing protein has product MSQKQSAENFVKERYMGRIKNDGVIHQEYLSAVVARLKSLGITNDDVLSAAWLHDIIDNCKTSFDELDKRFGSRVAVLVLSISKDQSLPRSMQEEQYVKQLKESPLEAKIIKLCSISANLRDLKNSSFSKTRKTKEMKKKLYYLNIIKTDLIKNKAQTPGIVRLVDGINDIVTSYGLRPIVFQ; this is encoded by the coding sequence ATGTCCCAGAAGCAATCAGCAGAAAATTTTGTAAAAGAACGATACATGGGCAGGATAAAAAATGATGGTGTCATACATCAAGAATACTTGTCAGCAGTAGTTGCGAGACTCAAGAGTCTTGGAATAACAAATGATGATGTATTATCAGCTGCTTGGCTCCACGATATAATCGACAATTGTAAGACAAGTTTTGATGAATTAGATAAGAGATTTGGTTCAAGAGTGGCAGTCCTAGTCTTATCAATATCAAAGGACCAAAGTCTTCCAAGATCAATGCAAGAGGAACAATATGTAAAACAACTAAAAGAATCGCCTCTTGAGGCAAAGATAATAAAATTATGCAGCATATCTGCAAATCTCAGAGATTTAAAAAATTCATCATTTTCAAAGACAAGAAAAACAAAGGAGATGAAAAAGAAACTATACTACCTAAACATAATTAAAACAGATCTAATCAAAAATAAGGCCCAGACTCCAGGTATTGTGAGACTAGTGGATGGGATTAATGACATAGTTACATCATATGGATTACGGCCCATTGTCTTTCAGTGA
- a CDS encoding CxxC-x17-CxxC domain-containing protein has translation MSTEDRQMFPATCADCKKETQVPFKPAEGRPVYCKECLPKHRPARRF, from the coding sequence ATGTCAACTGAAGACAGACAAATGTTTCCTGCCACATGTGCAGACTGTAAAAAAGAAACACAGGTTCCCTTCAAACCAGCAGAAGGTAGACCAGTATATTGCAAAGAATGTTTACCAAAACATCGTCCAGCACGCAGATTTTAG
- a CDS encoding sensor histidine kinase — MTTNIVSNKQERVPEICSLDMSVANHDMKTHLSPIKMCVEMLESHVSGPLNEKQERMIGTIHRCVDKLESLIKDISDVYKLELQSLELSKMELNVQSLMNECADLLQPLIVGKSIELKIVGMDGLIYADKNRIEQVIVNLVKNSIDFVPKIDGKITIVVEKDGFSNLLFSVRDNGEGIKSEDLEKIFAKFYRGVSKPSRMYGGSGLGLAICKGIVEAHGGKIWAESGLRNGSLFKFTIPIWVPQSQNVCP; from the coding sequence TTGACTACAAACATAGTCTCAAATAAACAAGAGCGGGTACCTGAAATATGTTCCTTAGACATGTCTGTAGCAAATCACGATATGAAGACTCATCTTTCTCCAATAAAGATGTGCGTAGAAATGTTAGAATCTCATGTATCTGGCCCGCTAAATGAAAAACAGGAGAGGATGATTGGAACTATACATCGGTGTGTGGATAAACTAGAGTCATTGATTAAAGATATTTCAGATGTGTATAAACTAGAATTACAGTCTCTAGAGTTGTCAAAAATGGAATTGAATGTGCAAAGTCTCATGAATGAATGTGCGGATCTATTACAACCTTTGATAGTAGGAAAATCTATTGAGCTAAAGATAGTAGGAATGGATGGACTAATTTATGCAGATAAAAACAGAATTGAGCAGGTCATCGTAAACTTGGTAAAAAACTCCATAGATTTTGTTCCTAAAATTGATGGCAAAATCACAATAGTGGTTGAAAAAGATGGATTTTCTAATTTGTTGTTTTCTGTTAGAGATAATGGTGAGGGAATAAAATCTGAAGATCTAGAAAAAATATTTGCCAAGTTTTACAGGGGTGTATCCAAACCGTCTCGAATGTACGGAGGTTCAGGACTTGGGTTGGCAATTTGTAAGGGTATTGTAGAAGCACATGGGGGGAAAATATGGGCTGAATCTGGATTGCGAAACGGTTCTCTGTTCAAGTTCACTATCCCAATCTGGGTGCCACAATCACAAAATGTTTGCCCGTGA
- a CDS encoding TRAM domain-containing protein — MSYNDRGGSYGGRSGGGYGGGRRFGGGGGRSFDNSPKPVETGKEYDVSITEISRKGDGIARVEGFVIFVKDGKAGQNAKVKITQVGQRFASAEIVEGSQ; from the coding sequence ATGAGTTACAACGATAGAGGCGGTTCATACGGTGGACGATCAGGTGGCGGATACGGCGGCGGTCGAAGATTCGGCGGCGGTGGCGGTAGAAGTTTTGATAACAGTCCAAAACCAGTAGAAACCGGAAAGGAATACGACGTTTCCATTACTGAAATCAGTAGAAAAGGCGACGGTATTGCAAGAGTAGAAGGCTTTGTAATATTTGTTAAAGACGGCAAAGCTGGCCAGAATGCTAAGGTAAAAATTACCCAAGTAGGCCAGAGATTTGCTTCTGCTGAAATAGTAGAAGGTTCTCAATAA